A genomic window from Halomonas sp. LR3S48 includes:
- the ispG gene encoding flavodoxin-dependent (E)-4-hydroxy-3-methylbut-2-enyl-diphosphate synthase has product MHSPSPIVRRKSRQIHVGKVPVGGDAPISVQSMTNTDTLDVAATVAQIERLETAGADIVRVSVPSMDAAEAFGRIKQQVNVPLVADIHFDYKIALRVAELGVDCLRINPGNIGKEERVRAVVGAARDNGIPIRIGVNAGSLEKELQRKYGEPTPEALVESAMRHIDHLDRLDFQEYKVSVKASDVFMAVAAYRQLAKLIEQPLHLGITEAGGLRSGTVKSSIGLGMLLMDGIGDTIRVSLAADPVEEIKVGYDMLKSLRLRSKGINFIACPSCSRQNFDVIGTMNALEERLEDIMTPLDVSVIGCIVNGPGEAKESDIGLTGGSPANLVYIDGKPASKLRNEHLVDDLEALIRAKVREKEQAEQNVIAREA; this is encoded by the coding sequence ATGCATTCCCCATCGCCCATCGTTCGCCGCAAGTCGCGCCAGATCCACGTCGGCAAGGTGCCGGTCGGGGGTGATGCCCCGATCTCGGTACAGAGCATGACCAATACCGACACCCTGGACGTGGCCGCCACCGTAGCCCAGATCGAGCGCCTGGAAACCGCCGGAGCCGATATCGTGCGCGTCTCGGTGCCGAGCATGGACGCCGCCGAGGCTTTCGGACGCATCAAGCAGCAGGTCAACGTACCGCTGGTGGCCGACATCCACTTCGACTACAAGATCGCCCTGCGCGTGGCCGAGCTCGGTGTCGACTGCCTGCGCATCAACCCCGGCAACATCGGCAAGGAGGAGCGCGTGCGCGCCGTGGTCGGCGCCGCCCGCGACAACGGCATCCCGATCCGCATCGGCGTCAACGCCGGGTCGCTGGAGAAGGAGCTGCAGCGCAAGTACGGCGAGCCCACACCGGAAGCGCTGGTGGAGTCGGCCATGCGCCATATCGACCATCTCGACCGTCTCGACTTCCAGGAGTACAAGGTCAGCGTCAAGGCCAGCGACGTGTTCATGGCCGTAGCCGCCTATCGCCAATTGGCCAAACTGATCGAGCAGCCGCTGCACCTCGGCATCACCGAGGCCGGCGGGCTGCGCTCGGGCACCGTGAAATCCTCCATTGGCCTGGGCATGCTGCTGATGGACGGCATCGGCGACACCATTCGTGTCTCGCTTGCCGCCGATCCGGTGGAAGAGATCAAGGTCGGCTACGACATGCTCAAGAGCCTGCGCCTGCGCAGCAAGGGCATCAACTTCATCGCCTGTCCCAGTTGCTCACGTCAGAACTTCGACGTGATCGGCACCATGAACGCCCTTGAGGAGCGCCTCGAGGACATCATGACCCCGCTCGACGTCTCGGTGATCGGCTGTATCGTCAACGGCCCCGGCGAAGCCAAGGAGAGCGACATCGGCCTGACCGGCGGCAGCCCCGCCAACCTCGTCTATATCGACGGCAAGCCCGCGTCCAAGCTGCGTAATGAACATCTGGTCGACGATCTCGAAGCCCTGATCCGCGCAAAGGTACGCGAGAAGGAGCAGGCCGAACAGAACGTGATCGCCCGCGAGGCCTGA
- the rlmN gene encoding 23S rRNA (adenine(2503)-C(2))-methyltransferase RlmN, translated as MTATTTAQRTNLLGMTREEMEAFFLSIGEKKFRAAQVMKWIHHEGCDDFESMTNLSKPLRQRLAEVAEIRGPGVVYEGTSSDGTRKWVLEVEDGSYVETVLIPADNGKRRTLCVSSQVGCSLDCSFCSTGKQGFQRNLTAAEIIGQVWVAQRSVGPRKDTANRPVTNVVMMGMGEPLMNYDNVVPAMKLMLDDNGYGLSKRRVTLSTSGVVPMLDKLGDELDVSLAISLHAATDELRSELVPLNRKYNIRTLLDACHRYLAKCDDTRMVTIEYTVIKDVNDQQEHATQLAELLRELPCKINLIPFNPFPHSGYEKPSRNQVMRFQQWLYELGYTAPIRSTRGDDIDAACGQLVGRVKDRTRRHERYIRSIQIDAD; from the coding sequence ATGACCGCCACTACCACCGCCCAACGTACCAACCTGCTCGGCATGACTCGCGAGGAGATGGAAGCCTTCTTCCTCTCCATCGGCGAGAAGAAGTTCCGAGCCGCCCAGGTGATGAAGTGGATCCATCACGAGGGTTGCGACGATTTCGAGTCCATGACCAACCTCTCCAAGCCGCTGCGTCAGCGGCTTGCCGAGGTAGCCGAGATTCGCGGTCCCGGCGTGGTCTACGAAGGGACTTCCAGCGACGGCACCCGCAAGTGGGTGCTGGAGGTGGAGGATGGCAGCTACGTGGAAACGGTGCTGATCCCTGCCGACAACGGCAAGCGCCGCACCCTGTGCGTGTCGTCCCAAGTGGGCTGTTCGCTCGATTGCAGCTTCTGTTCTACCGGCAAGCAGGGCTTCCAGCGCAACCTCACCGCCGCCGAGATCATCGGCCAGGTGTGGGTTGCCCAGCGTAGCGTGGGCCCGCGCAAGGATACCGCCAATCGCCCGGTCACCAATGTGGTCATGATGGGCATGGGCGAGCCGCTGATGAACTACGACAACGTCGTGCCGGCGATGAAGCTGATGCTCGACGACAACGGCTACGGGCTCTCCAAGCGGCGTGTCACCCTGTCCACCTCCGGGGTGGTGCCGATGCTCGACAAGCTCGGCGACGAGCTCGACGTGAGCCTGGCCATCTCGCTGCATGCCGCTACCGACGAGCTGCGCAGCGAGCTGGTGCCGCTCAACCGCAAGTACAACATCCGCACCCTGCTGGACGCCTGTCACCGCTACCTGGCCAAGTGCGACGACACGCGCATGGTGACCATCGAGTATACGGTGATCAAGGACGTCAATGACCAGCAGGAGCACGCGACGCAGCTGGCCGAGCTGCTGCGCGAGCTGCCGTGCAAGATCAACCTGATCCCGTTCAACCCGTTCCCCCATTCGGGTTACGAGAAGCCATCGCGCAACCAGGTGATGCGCTTCCAGCAGTGGCTCTATGAGCTGGGCTACACGGCGCCGATCCGCAGCACCCGCGGCGACGACATCGACGCCGCCTGCGGCCAGCTGGTGGGTCGCGTCAAGGACCGTACCCGCCGCCACGAGCGTTATATCCGCTCGATCCAGATCGACGCCGACTGA
- the pilW gene encoding type IV pilus biogenesis/stability protein PilW, translating to MTRAPYLPSRRMPLVAMVVASLWLSGCANRLEQQADADPTEAFTELGMAYLERGNLPRAMAALNRALERVPDDPEALQAMAIVYQRQGEREQADEMFQRAIAAAPGNSRARNNYAAFLYEHGQVRRACEQLELASRDTRYANRAQLFANLGQCQWDIGAIGEARHSLERARSLDPRNPRSYFTLAALELEQGNPDLARQQLEIFVGLAGMTPDARALAQQIAAAGADTQRDAP from the coding sequence ATGACGCGCGCCCCCTATCTGCCAAGCCGACGCATGCCGCTGGTAGCGATGGTGGTTGCATCGTTATGGCTCTCCGGCTGCGCCAACCGACTCGAGCAGCAGGCCGATGCAGACCCGACCGAGGCCTTCACCGAGCTGGGCATGGCGTACCTGGAGCGCGGCAATCTCCCGCGTGCCATGGCGGCACTCAACCGGGCCTTGGAGCGCGTTCCCGACGACCCCGAGGCGCTTCAGGCCATGGCCATCGTCTACCAGCGCCAGGGCGAGCGCGAGCAGGCCGACGAGATGTTCCAGCGGGCCATCGCGGCCGCTCCCGGCAACAGCCGCGCACGCAACAACTACGCCGCTTTTCTCTACGAGCACGGCCAGGTACGGCGTGCCTGCGAGCAACTCGAGCTGGCTTCCCGGGATACTCGCTATGCCAACCGGGCCCAGCTGTTCGCCAACCTGGGGCAGTGCCAGTGGGATATCGGTGCGATAGGGGAAGCGAGACATAGCCTGGAGCGAGCCCGCAGCCTCGATCCGCGCAACCCGAGAAGCTATTTCACGCTGGCTGCGCTGGAACTGGAGCAGGGGAATCCCGATCTTGCCCGGCAGCAGCTGGAAATTTTCGTGGGGCTTGCCGGCATGACGCCGGACGCCCGGGCGCTGGCCCAGCAGATCGCCGCCGCCGGCGCTGATACGCAGCGTGACGCACCTTGA
- a CDS encoding RodZ domain-containing protein: MSDNQDIDAAGFTSPASPGELLRRERETQGLSREEVATALNLRPAVVTGMEEDSYDQVPVATYRRGYLRAYARLLGMDDRPVLQAYADRFGNQENEQRVAPVQITKPPSRIGAWLFKLVTLLVIAGLIGLTLVWWQSRDGNEPPTVDATGPVSVETLDGTTTIEEEPRPEVEEALPPLPEEGVDPLAGEAEAPSSEVDPAGAQSLTAQPDADEATANDEAPANDEATASDEAVTDEASAQDIVTEEPEPAETSSSADRTVLQLTFNEQSWTEIFDANNRRVFVGLQEPGTTATVEGEPPFRLTIGNASAVELSWAGERVDLSARAGANNVARFTLGE, encoded by the coding sequence ATGAGCGACAACCAAGATATCGATGCCGCCGGCTTCACGTCGCCGGCCTCCCCCGGGGAGCTGCTTCGCCGCGAACGTGAAACGCAGGGACTGTCCCGCGAGGAAGTCGCCACGGCATTGAACCTGCGCCCTGCCGTCGTCACCGGCATGGAGGAGGACAGCTACGATCAGGTACCGGTCGCCACCTATCGCCGTGGCTACCTGCGCGCCTATGCCCGACTGCTGGGCATGGATGACCGCCCCGTATTGCAGGCCTATGCAGACCGCTTCGGCAATCAGGAGAACGAGCAGCGAGTCGCGCCGGTCCAGATCACCAAGCCGCCGTCGCGCATCGGCGCCTGGCTGTTCAAGCTGGTGACCCTGCTGGTGATCGCCGGCCTGATCGGCCTCACTCTGGTGTGGTGGCAAAGCCGCGACGGCAACGAACCGCCCACCGTCGACGCGACCGGCCCGGTCTCGGTCGAAACACTGGATGGCACCACCACCATCGAAGAGGAGCCGCGCCCCGAAGTCGAGGAGGCCCTGCCGCCGCTGCCCGAGGAGGGCGTCGACCCGCTCGCTGGCGAGGCCGAGGCGCCGTCCAGCGAAGTCGATCCCGCCGGAGCCCAGTCACTGACGGCACAGCCCGACGCGGACGAAGCCACCGCCAACGATGAAGCTCCCGCCAACGATGAAGCCACCGCCAGCGACGAGGCCGTCACTGACGAAGCCTCGGCACAGGATATCGTCACCGAGGAGCCCGAACCGGCCGAGACGTCGTCCTCCGCCGACCGCACCGTGCTGCAGTTGACCTTCAACGAGCAGTCCTGGACCGAGATCTTCGATGCCAACAACCGGCGCGTTTTCGTCGGTCTTCAGGAACCCGGCACCACGGCCACCGTCGAAGGAGAGCCCCCTTTCCGCCTGACCATCGGCAATGCCTCCGCCGTCGAGCTGAGCTGGGCCGGCGAACGCGTCGACCTCTCCGCTCGCGCCGGGGCCAACAACGTCGCCCGTTTCACCTTGGGAGAGTGA
- the ndk gene encoding nucleoside-diphosphate kinase: protein MATERTLSIIKPDAVAKNAIGEIISRFEKAGLKVVAAKMLHLSEEQAGGFYAEHKERPFFKDLVGFMTSGPVVVQVLEGDDAIAKNRDLMGATNPKEAAPGTIRADFAETIDANAVHGSDSPASAEREVAYFFNADEIHSR from the coding sequence ATGGCAACCGAACGTACCCTTTCCATCATCAAGCCCGACGCCGTCGCCAAGAATGCCATCGGCGAGATCATCTCCCGCTTCGAAAAGGCCGGCCTCAAGGTCGTCGCCGCCAAGATGCTGCATCTCTCCGAAGAGCAGGCCGGCGGCTTCTACGCCGAGCACAAGGAGCGCCCCTTCTTCAAGGATCTGGTGGGCTTCATGACCTCCGGCCCGGTGGTCGTCCAGGTGCTGGAAGGCGACGACGCCATTGCCAAGAACCGCGACCTGATGGGTGCCACCAATCCCAAGGAAGCCGCGCCGGGCACCATTCGCGCCGACTTCGCCGAGACCATCGACGCCAACGCCGTGCACGGCTCCGACTCGCCGGCTTCCGCAGAGCGTGAAGTGGCCTATTTCTTCAACGCCGACGAGATCCATTCACGTTAA